The genomic segment CAGCAAATACCACAACTACATCTAGTATCACCAAATTGTAGAGAATAAGCTTGTGAAAGTTCGATATTTGATTTAGCTACTCCTTTAGCGAAATCCTCATTACTTTGTGATACCATTGCTAGAGCATTGGCTTTTTCTTGAGTATTTATTATGGCACCAGCAGGAACATATCTATTAGCAGGAATTCTTACCCCATCTGTAACAACAGCTGCCAAATCAATGTAACAGCTATCTTCCACAATAGAATTAAAAACAATAGCGTTAAATCCAACAAAAGTATTATTTCCAATAATACATGGACCATGAACTAAAGCTCCATGAGCAATACTAACTTCATTTCCTATATAGATAGAATATTCTTTTTTATTTACAGAGACTTTCATGTTTTTCAACCCATGTAATATTACTCCATCTTGAATATTAGTTTTAGTTCCAATATAAAATGGTGTTCCTTCATCCGCTCTAAGAGTTGTATTACATCCAATTAATACTTTTGCGTCGATTCTTACATCGCCTATAATGCTCGCGAAAGGGCCTATGAAAGCAGTTTTATCAATACTGGGATACATACTAATAGGATTAAAAGACGTAGGTGGATTACTACTAACAAAATATGAATATACATTAGTTGGGCCTACAGGATTATATCTAACAATTTTATATTTACTCATAATATTTCTCCTAAATATTTGATACTATATTATACGTATCCTTTAGAATAATTGTGATAAAGTATTTTATGATGTAATTAGATATATTTATTTTAACCAATCGAGTAGGAGCTAAATAATTAATTTATTTAGCGACCTCTCACACCACCGTGCATACCGTTCGGTACACGGCGGTTCAATAGAAATTAATGTTTTAATAAATATGTCTCAGATATAGAAACTAATCCTATATTTTTAAGGTATTTATTGGTCAATGTTTTGTTTAATATAGGGCTATTGGATGTTCTCCAATAGCCTTTCCTTGTATTTGCATATTGCAAAGCTTTATTGTTTGGTATTCCTAATTTAACAAGGTTCCCATATTTTGTTTTAATCTTTTTCCATTGTTTCCAAAAACACATTCTAATTCTTCGCCTTAACCATTCATCAAGTGTTTTAAGAATACTTTTAATGTCTGCAATAGCAAAATAATTTATCCATCCAACTATCACTTGCTTAAGTTTCATAAACCTATATTTCATGCTCATCGCATTACTTCTTGAAGTTAATTCTTTTAGCTTTGCTTTGAATTTGATTATAGGTTTTTGAGGAACTCTCATTCTGTATTCACCTTTTGCCCGGTAAAATGAAAATCCTAAAAATTTAAGTTTCCAAGGTCTATCTACTGTACTCTTTTCTTTATTCACTCTAAGCTTTAACTTTTCCTCAATAAATCTCGTAATACTCTTCATTACTCTATTTGCTGATTTCTCACTTTTGACGTATATATTCGCATCATCAGCATATCTACAAAAGTTTAGTCCTCGTTTTGTTAGTTCTACATCGAGTTCATGTAACATTACGTTACTTAATAATGGGGACAAAGGCCCGCCTTGAGGTGCTCCTTCTTCTGTATTCATAAATACCCCATTTATCATCACTCCACTTTGTAGATACTTTCGTATCAGAGAAATTACTCTACTATCTTTAATATCTTCCGATAGTATCCTTATTAATTTATCATGATTTATCGTATCAAAGTATTTAGAAAGGTCTATATTCACCGTCCATGTATGTCCAGCATTAATATATCCCCTACATTTTTCAACAGCTTGTTTTCCACTTCTTAAAGGTCTAAAACCGTAACTATTATCAGAAAATTTCTTTTCATATACTGGTATTAGAGTTTGTGATATCGCTTGTTGAATAACTCTATCTAATACAGTAGGTATTCCAAGTAGCCTAATTCCACCGTCAGGTTTTGGTATTTCTACCCTTCTTACGGCTAGAGGTCTATATCTACTTTCTAATAATGATTGCCTTAATTCTTGTCCATGCTCTTTTAGATAATGTAGAAGTTCATCTACTGTCAAACCATCAATCCCATGACTTCCTTTATTGGCTTTTACTCTTTTATATGCTTTATTCATATTATCTCTCGATAATATCTGCTCGAGTAAACCATTATCATATTCATTCACATCGTTTCTTCCTTCTTCTGACATAGAGGAAATACTATGCACTTCTACATTACCTTCGAGTTCCACTCTATTCTCTCGTAGAGAGCCTTCTTTATGAAGTTGTCTGCTTTTATCATATTTTCTCGTATCCTTCAAAATTCCAAAACCTCCTATTGTTCAGTCCTTCCCACGCTAACGCGTTTTGCATGGTACTATGACGTCTGCTGACTTCTGATAGTTCAGCCATACATCACTGTATGGGTTGTTATTTCTAAATTCATATCCACAACTTACCTATCAGATCTCCCCGGGTAAGAACGCAATCTTTCACTCCATCTATCTGCTACATTTACACCACTTGTTTCGAATAGTTTTGGGCTTCGTTTTGTATTGCAAACTTACCCACAAGCATATGCCTTATATGTAGTTTCTGTTCGTCAGACCGGAGTTTGGCCGCCAACTTCCTTCAGATTCCATCTCACGATGGACACCCTTGTCTTAAGCTATGCACTTGGCACTATTAACCCGTGCTAGGGACTTTCACCCATTAGATTGCGCCCATGCCGGGCGCACAATAAAAAACACTAAGTTAAACTTAGTGTTTTTTTCTTACCTGGCGACAACCTACTCTTCCACAAGGTCACCCCTGCAGTACCATCGGCGCATTGAAGCTTAACCTTCGTGTTCGGTATGGGAACGGGTGTTACCTTCATGCCATAATCACCAGATTGAGAATATAAATATTCTCTGAAAATTGCACAGTGAATTAGTCTTTTCGCTCACGCTCAAAGCCTCGCTTCTTTCTTACGAAAGAAGTATATCGCATTACTTTTAATTATTTATTTAGGTCAAGCCCTCGACTTATTAGTATTAGTCAGCTGAACATGTTACCATGCTTACACCTCTAACCTATCAACCTGGTGGTCTTCCAGGAGTCTTACTAACACCGCACTTACGTGCGAGTTATGGGAAATCTCATCTCAGGGTGGGCTTCACGCTTAGATGCTTTCAGCGTTTATCCCTTCCAAACATAGCTACCCAGCGATGCCACTGGCGTGACAACTGGTGCACCAGAGGTTTGTCCATCCCGGTCCTCTCGTACTAAGGACAGCTCCCTTCAAATTTCCTACGCCCGCGACGGATAGGGACCGAACTGTCTCACGACGTTCTGAACCCAGCTCGCGTGCCGCTTTAATGGGCGAACAGCCCAACCCTTGGGACCTACTTCAGCCCCAGGATGCGACGAGCCGACATCGAGGTGCCAAACCTCCCCGTCGATGTGGACTCTTGGGGGAGATCAGCCTGTTATCCCCGAGGTAGCTTTTATCCGTTGAGCGATGGCCCTCCCACGAGGTACCACCGGATCACTAAGCCCGACTTTCGTCCCTGCTCCACTTGTAAGTGTCGCAGTCAGGCTCCCTTCTGCCTTTGCACTCTTCGCGCGATTTCCAACCGCGCTGAGGGAACCTTTGGGCGCCTCCGTTACTTTTTTGGAGGCGACCGCCCCAGTCAAACTGCCCACCTAACAATGTCCTGTGACCAGATTCATGGCCTCCAGTTAGAACCTCAGTACTGTCAGGGTGGTATCCCAAGGATGACTCCACACAGGCTGACGCCCATGTTTCTCAGTCTCCCACCTATCCTGTACAGACAATACCGAAATTCAATGCTAAGCTACAGTAAAGCTCTACGGGGTCTTTCCGTCCAATCGCGGGTAGCAAGCATCTTCACTTGCACTACAATTTCGCCGGATGTGTTGTTGAGACAGTGCCCAAATCATTACGCCATTCGTGCGGGTCGGAACTTACCCGACAAGGAATTTCGCTACCTTAGGACCGTTATAGTTACGGCCGCCGTTTACTGGGGCTTAAGTTCATACCTTCGCTTGCGCTAAGTAATCCCCTTAACCTTCCAGCACCGGGCAGGCGTCAGCCCCTATACATCAGCTTTCGCTTTAGCAGAGACCTGTGTTTTTGCTAAACAGTTGCTTGGGCCTATTCTCTGCGACCTACTTACGTAGGCACCCCTTCTCCCGAAGTTACGGGGTCAATTTGCCGAGTTCCTTAACAACAATTCTTCCGATGGTCTTAGGATTCTCTCCTCACCTACCTGTGTCGGTTTGCGGTACGGGCACCAATATCCTCGATAGAGACTTTTCTTGGCAGCGTGGAATCAGATACTTCAGGAATAAATTCCCTTCCCCATCACATCTCAGCGTTAAGAGCAAACGGATTTGCCTGTCTGCTCCGCCTAAATGCTTAGACACACATCCAATAGTGTGCACATCTTATCCTCCTGCGTCATCCCATTTCTAATAACGTCCATTGGTGGTATCGGAATATCAACCGATTGTCCATCACCTACGCCTTTCGGCCTCGGCTTAGGTCCCGACTAACCCTGAGAGGACGAGCCTTCCTCAGGAAACCTTAGGTTTTCGACCGTTAAGATTCTCACTTAACTCTCGCTACTCATGCCAACATTCTCACTTCTGTACCGTCCACCACTCCTTACGGTATGACTTCAGCCAGTACAGAAAGCTCCTCTACCGCGTACACAATTGTGTACACCCATAGCTTCGGTGGTAAGTTTTAGCCCCGGACATCTTCGGCGCAGGATCTCTTGACTAGTGAGCTATTACGCACTCTTTAAATGAGTGGCTGCTTCTGAGCCAACATCCTAGTTGTCTTAGAAATCCCACATCCTTTTCCACTTAACTTACACTTTGGGACCTTAGCTGATG from the Clostridium sp. CM027 genome contains:
- a CDS encoding carbonate dehydratase; the protein is MSKYKIVRYNPVGPTNVYSYFVSSNPPTSFNPISMYPSIDKTAFIGPFASIIGDVRIDAKVLIGCNTTLRADEGTPFYIGTKTNIQDGVILHGLKNMKVSVNKKEYSIYIGNEVSIAHGALVHGPCIIGNNTFVGFNAIVFNSIVEDSCYIDLAAVVTDGVRIPANRYVPAGAIINTQEKANALAMVSQSNEDFAKGVAKSNIELSQAYSLQFGDTRCSCGICCNSDTFKNLENE
- the ltrA gene encoding group II intron reverse transcriptase/maturase; the protein is MKDTRKYDKSRQLHKEGSLRENRVELEGNVEVHSISSMSEEGRNDVNEYDNGLLEQILSRDNMNKAYKRVKANKGSHGIDGLTVDELLHYLKEHGQELRQSLLESRYRPLAVRRVEIPKPDGGIRLLGIPTVLDRVIQQAISQTLIPVYEKKFSDNSYGFRPLRSGKQAVEKCRGYINAGHTWTVNIDLSKYFDTINHDKLIRILSEDIKDSRVISLIRKYLQSGVMINGVFMNTEEGAPQGGPLSPLLSNVMLHELDVELTKRGLNFCRYADDANIYVKSEKSANRVMKSITRFIEEKLKLRVNKEKSTVDRPWKLKFLGFSFYRAKGEYRMRVPQKPIIKFKAKLKELTSRSNAMSMKYRFMKLKQVIVGWINYFAIADIKSILKTLDEWLRRRIRMCFWKQWKKIKTKYGNLVKLGIPNNKALQYANTRKGYWRTSNSPILNKTLTNKYLKNIGLVSISETYLLKH